GAGCTGTTCGGCCCGATCCTCCAGGTGATCCGGGTGCCCGACTTCGATGCCGCGATCGCCGAGGCCAACGCCACCCGCTACGGCCTGTCCGCCTCGCTGATCACCGAGCAGCCGGCGCTGTACGAGCGCTTCTGGTCGAAGATCCGGGCCGGCGTCATCAACTGGAACCGGCCGACCAACGGTGCCCCCGCCAGAGCCCCGTTCGGCGGCATTGGCCTCTCCGGCAACCATCGGCCGAGCGCCTATTATGCCGCCGACTACTGCGCCTATCCGGTCGTTTCCGGGGAAACCGAACAGGCCCGCGCCTCGATCGGCGTCGGCCTGCGCGACGCATGAGGCACACCGCGATCCTCGCCCTGCTGCTGGTCGTCAGCTGCGCCAAGCCGAGCTTCTATCACGGGCCGAAATCCGATCATTTCAACGGCCGGCGGTTCTTCAACACCGATGGCGAGCAGGGCACCGGTGGCGACGAGAACAGGTCGCTCCCGCAATTGCTCGAAGGCAAGGTGATCGACCGGCACCGCATCTGGCCGGCCTCGGTGCCGGTGACGCCCAGGGTGCCGCCGCGCCAGGTGCAGGGCGAAACCATGCTGGTGACATGGATCGGCCATTCGTCGGTGCTGGTGCAGACGCAGGGTCTCAACATCCTGATCGATCCGGTCTGGGCGGATCGCGATTCGCCGGTGAAGGGCGTCGGCCCGCTGCGGGTTCGCGCGCCCGGTGTCCGCTATGCCGATCTGCCGCATATCGATCTGGTGCTGATCAGCCACGATCATTATGACCATATGGACGAGCATCTCCTCCGCCATTTGTGGCGGCGCGACCGGCCGCTGATCGTCACCGGGCTGGGCAACGACACGCGGCTGGCCAGCTGGGGCATCCCCTCGCAGGCGCGCGACTGGGGCGGCTCCGTCGCCATCCGGCCCGGCATCGCCGTCATCCTCGATCGCGCCCATCACTGGAGCGCGCGATCGACCGACGACAAGAACATGACCTTGTGGACCGGCTTCACCATCACCCTGCCCGGCGGCAATATCTATTATGCCGGCGACACCGGCCCCGGCGACATGAAATGGGCGATCGAAGCGGCGAAACGCGGCCCCGTCCGCTTCGCGATCCTGCCGATCGGCGCGATCCATGCCAGCGGCACGATCAGCGGCAACCATATCGGCCCGGCGCAGGCGGTGCAGGCGTTCCAGCAGCTCCATGCCGGCCGCGCGCTCGGCGTCCATTGGGGCACCTTCGAACTGACCGACGA
This genomic window from Sphingomonas abietis contains:
- a CDS encoding MBL fold metallo-hydrolase; its protein translation is MRHTAILALLLVVSCAKPSFYHGPKSDHFNGRRFFNTDGEQGTGGDENRSLPQLLEGKVIDRHRIWPASVPVTPRVPPRQVQGETMLVTWIGHSSVLVQTQGLNILIDPVWADRDSPVKGVGPLRVRAPGVRYADLPHIDLVLISHDHYDHMDEHLLRHLWRRDRPLIVTGLGNDTRLASWGIPSQARDWGGSVAIRPGIAVILDRAHHWSARSTDDKNMTLWTGFTITLPGGNIYYAGDTGPGDMKWAIEAAKRGPVRFAILPIGAIHASGTISGNHIGPAQAVQAFQQLHAGRALGVHWGTFELTDEPIDLPPNLLRQSLAAAHIPPDRFRVLEAGGQWSIPPLAPSSSSLAPR